One Acidiferrobacter thiooxydans DNA window includes the following coding sequences:
- the cyaY gene encoding iron donor protein CyaY, with amino-acid sequence MREHGLFVSPKARYHAPCACPADRRAARSEDERHTIDDEGTIMASDSDYERQAQAMLERIEQAIETHAPEIEFETEDEILTLEFPDDSRIIVNKQRPLKQIWVAARAGGFHYDYDATTGHWVRAGGHELLADLETFASGQLQKPVRLR; translated from the coding sequence ATGCGCGAGCACGGCCTGTTCGTTTCCCCCAAGGCCCGCTACCATGCCCCTTGTGCGTGCCCCGCCGACCGACGGGCGGCGCGCAGCGAGGATGAACGGCACACGATAGACGACGAGGGGACCATCATGGCAAGCGACAGCGACTACGAAAGACAGGCGCAGGCGATGCTCGAACGCATTGAACAGGCCATAGAGACCCACGCCCCGGAGATCGAGTTCGAGACCGAAGACGAGATCCTGACGCTCGAGTTTCCAGACGACTCACGCATTATCGTCAACAAACAGCGCCCCTTGAAACAGATCTGGGTCGCAGCCCGCGCCGGCGGCTTCCATTATGACTACGACGCCACCACCGGGCATTGGGTACGCGCCGGCGGCCACGAGCTCCTCGCCGATCTCGAGACCTTCGCAAGCGGCCAACTGCAAAAACCCGTGCGCCTGCGCTAG
- a CDS encoding saccharopine dehydrogenase family protein, whose amino-acid sequence MTKKVLILGGYGTCGRRIAEILMQDPQAECLIGGRDTSRGQAVSAALGIPFVAVDIQRQASLNAALDGVFAVVNTCGPFRPHDYGVAERCARRGVHYVDMADETSYILGLQGLTARAVEGGVSLVSGAGSALAFSSVLAAAIAPGFDTITDIEIAALSGNRNPRGLASVRALLAAQGRPARIYERGAWHEVPGYTRGRTVALPEPFGRHRLYVTDAPEIEILGRRYGAGVTYRTGLELAVLNRAHAWLGSLNRLGVIADLARFAKGLHVMQHGLRRFGRAAFGLRVVLRGERGGQPLVRSAGLVAGDDGLSILCTPAIALVRKWMAGTGEPGAFACSSVLTLSDMTREWTMRQVVLHLS is encoded by the coding sequence ATGACCAAGAAAGTCCTGATTCTCGGCGGCTACGGCACCTGTGGGCGGCGCATCGCCGAGATCCTGATGCAAGACCCGCAGGCCGAGTGCCTCATCGGCGGGCGCGATACGAGCCGTGGCCAGGCGGTATCGGCGGCGCTCGGTATCCCGTTCGTGGCGGTCGATATCCAAAGGCAGGCCTCGCTGAATGCCGCGCTCGACGGCGTGTTTGCCGTGGTGAACACCTGCGGGCCATTCCGCCCCCACGATTATGGGGTCGCCGAGCGTTGTGCGCGGCGCGGTGTGCATTATGTCGACATGGCCGACGAAACCTCTTATATACTGGGCCTGCAAGGCCTGACGGCACGCGCCGTCGAGGGCGGGGTGTCGCTGGTGTCGGGGGCGGGTTCGGCGTTGGCCTTCTCCTCGGTGCTGGCGGCGGCCATCGCCCCCGGGTTCGATACCATCACCGACATCGAGATCGCCGCGCTGTCGGGCAATCGTAACCCGCGGGGGCTCGCGAGCGTGCGCGCGCTGCTCGCCGCGCAAGGCCGCCCGGCGCGTATTTATGAGCGCGGCGCGTGGCATGAGGTGCCGGGCTATACGCGGGGCCGGACCGTGGCCCTTCCCGAGCCCTTCGGGCGCCATCGTCTGTATGTGACCGATGCCCCGGAGATCGAGATCCTGGGCCGGCGCTATGGCGCCGGGGTGACCTACCGGACGGGGCTCGAGCTTGCGGTGTTGAATCGCGCCCATGCTTGGCTCGGTTCATTGAACCGTCTGGGCGTGATCGCCGATCTTGCCCGGTTTGCCAAGGGGCTGCATGTCATGCAGCACGGCCTGCGGCGTTTCGGGAGGGCGGCGTTCGGCCTGCGCGTGGTGTTGCGCGGTGAGCGGGGCGGCCAGCCGCTCGTACGCAGCGCCGGACTCGTGGCCGGGGACGACGGTCTGTCGATCCTGTGCACGCCGGCCATCGCGCTCGTGCGCAAGTGGATGGCGGGTACCGGGGAACCCGGCGCCTTTGCCTGTTCCAGTGTTCTCACTCTTTCGGATATGACGCGCGAATGGACGATGCGGCAAGTGGTGTTACACCTCTCGTGA
- the lptM gene encoding LPS translocon maturation chaperone LptM, protein MARRLVLVGLLALTACGKQGPLYMPPPKPVSPHAAPHKGPRS, encoded by the coding sequence ATGGCCAGGCGATTGGTCCTGGTCGGCCTCCTGGCATTGACCGCGTGCGGCAAGCAGGGCCCCCTGTACATGCCCCCTCCCAAGCCCGTCTCGCCCCATGCTGCGCCCCACAAGGGGCCGCGGTCGTGA
- the lysA gene encoding diaminopimelate decarboxylase, translated as MSVLTYRDERLFMEDVALADIVSMIGSPCYVYSRRALTDAYRAFREALDVQRSLVCYAVKANGNLALLATLADLGAGFDIVSRGELERVLAAGGDPARVVFSGVGKTEGEMRRALELGIRCFNVESVAELARLDTIAGTLGVRAPVSLRVNPDVDAGTHHYIATGLKENKFGIPLAEAVACYREGSRYPHLSFVGIDCHIGSQLTDLRPFGDALDRVLPEVAGLRRAGVALTHVDVGGGLGVRYRDERPPTIAAYVALVRERLAAHGLQDLELILEPGRALVAAAGVLATRVEYIKETDAKRFAIVDAGMNDLIRPALYGAWQSVTAARRRVGPAREYDVVGPVCESADVFGRGRPLVIESGDILVIGEAGAYGFAMSSQYNARPRPAEVLVDGARFHVVRRRETYEDLMRGECVVRAGSRS; from the coding sequence GTGAGCGTCTTGACCTATCGTGACGAGCGCCTGTTCATGGAGGATGTGGCACTCGCCGACATCGTGTCTATGATCGGCTCCCCGTGTTATGTCTATAGCCGCCGGGCCCTGACCGACGCCTATCGCGCGTTTCGCGAGGCCTTGGACGTCCAGCGCAGCCTGGTGTGCTATGCCGTGAAGGCGAACGGCAATCTCGCGCTGCTCGCGACCTTGGCCGATCTCGGCGCGGGCTTCGATATCGTCTCCCGGGGCGAGCTCGAACGGGTGCTGGCGGCCGGCGGGGATCCGGCGCGGGTCGTGTTTTCCGGGGTTGGCAAGACCGAGGGCGAGATGCGCCGGGCCCTCGAGCTCGGAATCCGCTGTTTCAATGTCGAGTCCGTGGCCGAGCTTGCGCGTCTCGATACGATCGCCGGCACACTCGGGGTGCGCGCGCCGGTGTCCTTGCGCGTGAATCCCGACGTCGATGCCGGCACCCACCACTATATCGCCACCGGCCTGAAGGAAAACAAGTTTGGCATACCGTTGGCCGAGGCCGTGGCCTGCTACCGCGAGGGGTCGCGTTATCCCCACCTGTCGTTTGTCGGTATCGATTGCCATATCGGTTCGCAATTGACCGATCTGCGGCCTTTCGGGGATGCCCTGGACCGCGTGCTTCCGGAGGTGGCGGGCCTGCGCCGCGCGGGCGTGGCCCTGACCCATGTCGATGTCGGCGGGGGGCTCGGTGTGCGCTACCGCGACGAGCGGCCGCCTACGATCGCCGCCTACGTGGCACTTGTCCGCGAGCGCCTGGCCGCCCATGGGCTTCAGGATCTGGAACTGATCCTCGAGCCCGGGCGGGCCTTGGTGGCCGCGGCGGGCGTGCTCGCCACGCGTGTCGAATATATCAAGGAGACCGACGCCAAGCGTTTTGCGATCGTCGATGCCGGCATGAATGACCTGATCCGCCCGGCGCTCTATGGCGCCTGGCAAAGCGTGACCGCCGCGCGCCGCCGCGTGGGACCTGCGCGCGAATACGATGTCGTGGGCCCGGTATGCGAGAGCGCCGATGTCTTCGGCCGCGGCCGCCCCCTGGTCATAGAGTCCGGCGATATCCTGGTGATCGGCGAGGCCGGGGCCTATGGTTTTGCCATGAGCAGTCAATACAACGCCCGCCCGCGGCCCGCCGAGGTGCTCGTGGATGGGGCCCGTTTTCACGTGGTGCGCCGGCGCGAGACCTATGAGGACCTGATGCGCGGGGAATGCGTGGTGCGCGCGGGGTCACGGTCATGA
- the dapF gene encoding diaminopimelate epimerase: MRGARGVTVMTGGGQRFVKMHGLGNDFVVLDAMAGTPDLTPERIRRLADRHFGVGCDQVLVVLPSTEPGIDFGYRIFNADGREVQQCGNGARCFARYVRDEGLSAKETLTVRTMGGVITLTLQDDGDVVVNMGHVRWDPTAVPFVAEHEQRQYALDIGGRSVDVSVLSLGNPHAVQIVADVERAAVDVEGPLIERHARFPEGVNVGFMQIIDRRTIRLRVHERGAGETLACGSGACAAVVAGRERGLLDDEVQVHLRGGRLYVRYDGAGPVWMRGPAQRVYEGRLSEQGWGRETVE, from the coding sequence ATGCGTGGTGCGCGCGGGGTCACGGTCATGACCGGCGGCGGCCAGCGCTTCGTCAAGATGCATGGCCTGGGCAATGATTTCGTGGTCCTGGATGCCATGGCCGGGACACCCGATCTTACGCCCGAACGCATACGGCGGCTTGCCGATCGCCATTTCGGCGTCGGCTGTGATCAGGTCCTCGTGGTCTTGCCGAGCACCGAACCCGGCATCGATTTCGGATATCGCATCTTCAATGCCGACGGCCGCGAGGTACAGCAATGCGGGAACGGGGCGCGATGCTTCGCGCGCTACGTGCGCGATGAGGGCCTGAGCGCCAAGGAGACCCTCACGGTACGTACCATGGGCGGGGTCATCACGCTCACCCTGCAGGATGACGGGGACGTGGTCGTCAACATGGGGCATGTGCGCTGGGACCCGACTGCCGTGCCCTTTGTCGCCGAGCACGAGCAGCGGCAGTATGCCCTGGATATCGGTGGGCGCTCAGTGGACGTGAGTGTGTTGTCGCTCGGCAACCCGCACGCAGTCCAGATCGTGGCCGATGTCGAGCGCGCGGCGGTAGACGTCGAGGGTCCTTTGATAGAGCGCCACGCGCGCTTCCCGGAGGGGGTCAATGTCGGCTTCATGCAGATCATCGACCGGCGCACGATCCGCCTGCGCGTCCATGAACGCGGTGCGGGCGAGACGCTTGCGTGTGGTTCCGGGGCCTGTGCCGCGGTCGTGGCCGGACGCGAGCGGGGTCTGCTGGACGATGAGGTCCAGGTGCACCTGCGCGGCGGGCGGCTGTATGTGCGCTATGATGGGGCCGGTCCGGTATGGATGCGAGGTCCGGCGCAGCGGGTGTATGAGGGGCGGTTGAGCGAGCAGGGGTGGGGCCGTGAAACAGTCGAGTGA
- a CDS encoding DUF484 family protein: protein MKQSSEELSWEEGVARYLRDHPDYFERHQDLLEILRVPHAGRGAAVSLLERQAAVLRERLAAKDRERRDFLAAARENEALGERLHRLAVALIDAASLDDVFGSVYDLGRNQLRLDTVTILIGVNGGPLAGRAEFVPPDDARLRRALALSRGRPLCGPKAVLAEARGLLGPDEARVASVALVALRDPVRSGVILLGSHDRDRFPPGAGTLYLGRLGDLVMRAVARQLDRS, encoded by the coding sequence GTGAAACAGTCGAGTGAAGAGCTCTCCTGGGAAGAGGGTGTGGCGCGCTACCTACGTGATCATCCGGATTATTTCGAGCGGCACCAAGACCTGCTGGAGATCCTGCGGGTTCCGCACGCCGGACGCGGGGCCGCAGTCTCACTCCTGGAGCGTCAGGCGGCCGTGTTGCGCGAACGCTTGGCCGCCAAGGACCGCGAGCGCCGGGACTTTCTGGCCGCTGCCCGGGAAAACGAGGCGCTCGGCGAGAGGCTGCACCGCCTGGCCGTGGCATTGATCGACGCGGCATCCCTGGACGATGTGTTCGGCAGCGTCTACGACCTCGGGCGCAACCAGTTGCGGCTCGATACGGTCACCATCTTGATTGGCGTCAATGGCGGCCCATTGGCCGGCCGTGCGGAGTTCGTGCCCCCCGACGATGCCCGACTCAGGCGCGCGCTGGCGCTGTCGCGAGGACGGCCGCTGTGCGGGCCCAAGGCGGTTCTCGCCGAGGCCCGTGGCCTGCTCGGACCCGACGAGGCGCGCGTCGCCTCGGTGGCGCTCGTGGCCCTGCGCGATCCTGTGCGTTCGGGCGTGATCCTGCTTGGGAGCCACGACCGCGATCGCTTCCCTCCCGGGGCCGGAACCCTCTATCTCGGGCGTCTCGGGGATCTCGTGATGCGCGCCGTGGCCCGCCAACTGGATCGATCCTGA
- a CDS encoding tyrosine-type recombinase/integrase, translated as MAGAWAEAVSACLDRLAYERRYSAHTLSAYRRDLEGLARFADGQQCAAPSDMTVELARRYVASLCRAGQGGRTVARALSAARTLYRELGLRANPFRGVKAPRAPRSLPHDLNVDTLQGLFAAPPADDLEVRDLAIAELLYGAGLRLSELLGLRLTDLDFAQGLVRVTGKGRRERLVPMGRAAHAALKAWLPLRPGSDPLGAVFPGASGRPLGARAVQKRLARLGRRRGLDVPLHPHMLRHSFASHVLQSSQDLRAVQELLGHAHLSTTQIYTHLDYQQLARVYDAAHPRARKRTR; from the coding sequence ATGGCGGGCGCGTGGGCCGAGGCCGTGAGCGCATGCCTGGATCGGTTGGCCTATGAGCGGCGCTATTCCGCCCATACCCTGTCGGCCTACCGTCGCGATCTCGAGGGGCTTGCGCGTTTTGCCGATGGCCAGCAGTGCGCTGCGCCATCGGACATGACCGTTGAGCTGGCGCGACGTTATGTCGCGAGCCTGTGCCGGGCCGGACAGGGCGGTCGGACCGTGGCACGCGCCCTGTCGGCGGCGCGCACCCTCTATCGGGAACTCGGCCTGCGCGCCAACCCCTTTCGCGGGGTCAAGGCGCCGCGCGCCCCACGCTCCCTACCTCACGATCTGAACGTGGACACGCTTCAGGGCCTGTTTGCCGCACCCCCGGCGGACGATCTCGAGGTCCGCGACCTGGCCATCGCCGAGCTCCTCTACGGGGCCGGGCTGCGCCTGTCCGAACTCCTTGGCCTGCGTCTTACCGATCTCGATTTCGCGCAGGGCTTGGTGCGCGTCACCGGCAAGGGCCGGCGCGAACGGCTCGTACCCATGGGGCGCGCCGCGCACGCCGCGCTTAAGGCCTGGCTGCCGCTGCGACCGGGCAGCGACCCCCTGGGCGCGGTGTTCCCCGGGGCAAGCGGTCGGCCGCTCGGCGCGCGCGCGGTACAAAAGCGCCTGGCGCGCCTCGGACGTCGCCGCGGACTGGATGTGCCGCTTCATCCCCACATGTTGCGTCACTCGTTTGCGAGCCATGTCCTGCAGTCGAGCCAGGACCTGCGCGCCGTCCAGGAGCTGCTGGGGCATGCGCACCTGAGTACCACGCAGATCTACACCCATCTGGATTACCAGCAGCTGGCGCGCGTCTATGATGCCGCCCACCCGCGGGCGCGCAAGCGGACGCGTTGA
- the hslV gene encoding ATP-dependent protease subunit HslV, which yields MEQFHGTTILSVRRNGHVAIGGDGQVTMGHTIMKANARKVRRLYKETILAGFAGGTADAFTLFERFEAKLEKHQGHLTRAAVELAKDWRTDRLLRRLEALLAVADKNASLILTGNGDVIEPEDGLIAIGSGGPYAQAAARALLAHTDLAARDVVERALHIAGDICLYTNHNLTIEELGYA from the coding sequence TTGGAGCAGTTTCACGGCACGACCATTTTGTCGGTACGCCGCAACGGACACGTTGCGATCGGTGGGGATGGCCAGGTCACGATGGGCCATACCATCATGAAGGCCAATGCGCGCAAGGTGCGTCGGCTGTATAAGGAGACGATCCTGGCAGGCTTTGCGGGCGGCACCGCCGATGCGTTTACATTGTTCGAGCGCTTCGAGGCCAAGCTCGAGAAGCACCAGGGGCATCTCACCCGGGCGGCCGTCGAGCTTGCCAAGGATTGGCGCACCGACCGCCTGCTGCGCCGTCTCGAGGCCCTGCTGGCGGTGGCCGACAAGAATGCCTCGCTCATCCTGACAGGTAACGGCGATGTGATAGAGCCCGAGGACGGGCTCATCGCCATCGGATCGGGCGGTCCTTACGCCCAGGCCGCCGCGCGCGCCCTGCTTGCCCACACCGACCTCGCGGCGCGCGACGTTGTCGAGCGCGCCTTGCACATCGCCGGGGATATCTGCCTGTATACGAATCACAACCTCACTATTGAAGAGCTGGGATACGCCTGA